A region of Allocoleopsis franciscana PCC 7113 DNA encodes the following proteins:
- a CDS encoding DICT sensory domain-containing protein codes for MNITTSVLASLLQAMPQLRQQVYFKTSLTALSHAMEDQVLAGSDQPLVIANFQRERFYRQEAHRYRRIAERTSQLYVLAAPDTDFKNSSDVYETVAFDPEDGLSQEWHLVVIGQNYANCLICRERLAQVVESPNSEMDTSRRFEGIWTFDRTVSQKAAELLLNRIEVYRPELAAKLLEAKSRYLGDFSRRDSAAQSFSESLNPDPFVHRLVTYLQAGQYKLLKAYRSISAQEQKERLVNSITAAIRRSLNPTEILEVAVQELGQALGSCRCVIYCCKATDATTTISHEFLKLREGEVQLAPTRGQTWPLQDNGLFQEVVQHQEPVYVENTQDDPRLNQAKASRSTLPERRTAKSKGNKRPLPSISLKDVMQQFSIRSLLMVPMLYQGQLLGMVELHHCGEQPYQWQEDELALVEAIATQVGVALIQAQAYANLEDLNQQLEALDRTRSNLVAITGHELRTPLSTIQVCLESLASEPDMPPELRQIMLNTALTDAERMRKLIQDFLTLSRLESGRVQWHPEPLSLQECVELALSNIRARRSVSELPQITVQVPEDLPLVRADGEWLVEALAKLLDNACKFTNPQGEVIIGTQTNGGSMLEVTVADTGRGIEPNRLEDVFDRFYQEEGALRRTAGGTGLGLAICRQIVKGWGGKIWADSGGKDQGSQFHFTVPISSRPAEPQSKTERGLWSKN; via the coding sequence ATGAATATTACGACTTCCGTACTGGCTAGCTTACTACAAGCCATGCCCCAACTGCGGCAACAAGTATATTTCAAGACTTCTCTGACCGCCCTCTCCCATGCGATGGAAGATCAAGTTTTGGCTGGCTCCGATCAGCCTTTAGTGATTGCTAACTTTCAACGAGAGCGATTTTACCGTCAGGAAGCACACCGATATCGACGAATTGCCGAACGGACATCTCAATTGTACGTACTAGCGGCACCGGATACGGACTTTAAAAATAGCTCGGATGTCTACGAAACTGTAGCCTTCGACCCAGAAGATGGCCTGAGTCAAGAATGGCATTTAGTGGTGATTGGGCAGAATTATGCCAATTGCCTGATTTGTCGAGAACGACTCGCACAGGTCGTGGAGAGTCCGAATTCGGAGATGGACACCTCCCGGCGCTTTGAGGGAATCTGGACATTTGACCGAACGGTCAGCCAGAAAGCGGCAGAGTTACTCTTGAATCGTATTGAAGTGTACCGACCTGAACTGGCGGCAAAACTATTAGAGGCAAAATCCAGGTATTTAGGGGATTTTTCCCGGCGTGACTCGGCAGCACAATCTTTCTCAGAATCTCTCAATCCCGACCCCTTTGTCCATCGCTTGGTCACTTACTTGCAGGCGGGTCAATACAAATTACTCAAAGCCTATCGTTCCATCTCGGCTCAAGAACAGAAAGAACGGCTGGTCAATTCAATTACGGCAGCCATTCGGCGCAGTCTAAATCCCACGGAAATTCTGGAAGTCGCGGTGCAGGAGTTGGGACAAGCGTTGGGGTCTTGTCGGTGTGTGATTTATTGTTGCAAGGCAACGGATGCGACTACCACCATTAGCCATGAGTTCTTAAAGCTGAGAGAGGGTGAGGTACAGCTTGCCCCCACACGAGGGCAAACTTGGCCATTACAAGACAATGGCCTATTTCAGGAGGTGGTACAGCATCAAGAACCGGTTTATGTTGAAAATACTCAAGACGATCCTCGCTTAAATCAGGCTAAAGCCTCACGGTCAACGCTGCCTGAACGAAGAACGGCGAAGTCTAAAGGAAATAAGCGCCCTTTGCCCAGTATCTCTTTAAAAGATGTGATGCAGCAGTTTTCGATTCGCTCTCTGCTGATGGTGCCAATGCTGTATCAGGGTCAGTTGTTGGGCATGGTGGAGTTACATCATTGTGGAGAACAGCCTTATCAATGGCAAGAGGATGAATTGGCATTGGTGGAAGCGATTGCCACTCAAGTGGGTGTTGCTTTAATTCAAGCCCAAGCCTACGCCAACTTAGAAGATTTGAATCAACAACTCGAAGCGCTTGACCGGACTCGCAGCAACTTAGTGGCAATCACCGGTCACGAACTACGCACCCCTCTTTCTACCATCCAGGTCTGCCTAGAAAGTCTTGCTAGCGAACCGGATATGCCACCGGAGTTGCGTCAGATTATGCTCAATACCGCTTTAACCGATGCTGAACGGATGCGGAAACTGATTCAAGATTTCCTCACCCTGTCGCGTTTAGAAAGTGGTCGCGTGCAATGGCACCCAGAACCTCTCTCGTTGCAAGAATGCGTTGAACTAGCTCTGAGTAATATCCGTGCTCGTCGGTCGGTGAGTGAACTCCCCCAAATCACCGTCCAAGTGCCAGAAGACCTGCCTCTGGTTCGTGCTGATGGCGAGTGGCTGGTCGAAGCTTTAGCCAAACTTCTAGACAATGCCTGCAAATTTACCAATCCGCAAGGGGAAGTGATCATTGGCACCCAGACTAACGGGGGTTCCATGCTAGAAGTCACTGTAGCCGATACGGGGCGAGGAATTGAACCCAACCGTTTAGAAGATGTATTTGATCGCTTCTATCAGGAAGAAGGTGCCCTACGACGCACGGCTGGCGGCACAGGGTTAGGTTTAGCAATTTGTCGTCAAATTGTCAAGGGGTGGGGCGGTAAAATTTGGGCAGACTCAGGAGGCAAAGATCAGGGAAGTCAGTTTCACTTCACCGTGCCGATTAGCAGTCGTCCCGCAGAACCTCAGTCAAAAACAGAAAGAGGACTATGGTCGAAGAATTAG
- the psaD gene encoding photosystem I reaction center subunit II PsaD: MAEELTGQAPIFGGSTGGLLTKAQVEEKYAITWTSPKQQVFEMPTGGAAVMNEGDNLLYLSRKEYCIALGGQQLRAKFKINNYKIYRIFPNGEIQYLHPADGVFPEKVNKGRPYVGKVDRNIGRNPEPATLKFSSKKPFEV; this comes from the coding sequence ATGGCAGAAGAACTTACTGGACAAGCTCCCATATTTGGCGGCAGCACTGGCGGCTTGCTGACCAAGGCTCAAGTAGAAGAAAAATATGCCATTACCTGGACTAGCCCCAAACAGCAAGTCTTTGAAATGCCGACAGGTGGCGCAGCCGTCATGAACGAAGGCGACAACCTGCTGTACCTTTCTCGCAAGGAGTACTGCATTGCTTTAGGCGGTCAGCAACTGCGGGCAAAATTCAAAATCAACAACTATAAGATTTACCGGATTTTCCCGAATGGTGAAATCCAGTATCTCCATCCGGCTGATGGCGTATTCCCTGAAAAAGTGAACAAAGGCCGTCCTTATGTTGGTAAAGTAGACCGCAATATTGGCCGCAACCCAGAACCCGCTACCCTCAAGTTCAGTAGCAAAAAGCCCTTTGAGGTGTAG
- the trpE gene encoding anthranilate synthase component I, protein MIFPDFSQFRALASQGNFVPVYQEWVADLETPVSAWYKVCAGQPYSFLLESVEGGENIGRYSFLGCDPLWVLEARGEHTTQTHRDASVQVFEGDPFLALANCLKPYHPVKLPQLPPGIGGLFGFWGYELIRACEPRVPVYPVQEGDLPDGLWMQVDNLIIFDQVKRKIWAIAYADLRDAEVDLEQAYQKACDRVCALVSKLQLPLNAADTILEWTPPESATQKLSYISNTEPSEFCANVKKAKEYIKAGDIFQVVISQRLSAEYSGEPFALYRSLRLINPSPYMAYFNFRDWQIIGSSPEVMVKATKSPQGGITTTLRPIAGTRPRGKTHQEDEALAQELLQDPKEIAEHVMLVDLGRNDLGRACKKGTVKVDELMLIERYSHVMHIVSNVVGELDEDKTAWDLLKACFPAGTVSGAPKIRAMEIIHELEPERRGPYSGAYGYYDFEGQLNSAITIRTMVVRPTESGQHIVSVQAGAGLVADSEPEKEYEETLNKARGLLEAIRCLGT, encoded by the coding sequence ATGATTTTCCCGGATTTCTCGCAGTTTCGTGCACTGGCAAGCCAGGGTAATTTTGTGCCGGTTTACCAGGAGTGGGTAGCGGACTTAGAAACGCCAGTGTCGGCTTGGTATAAGGTTTGTGCAGGTCAGCCTTACAGCTTCCTGTTGGAATCGGTAGAGGGCGGGGAGAATATCGGACGCTACAGTTTCTTAGGCTGTGACCCATTATGGGTGCTGGAAGCCAGAGGAGAACACACGACCCAAACGCACCGAGATGCTTCCGTACAGGTGTTTGAGGGCGACCCCTTTCTGGCGTTAGCCAATTGCCTAAAACCTTATCATCCTGTCAAGTTACCTCAACTCCCACCGGGGATTGGCGGTTTGTTCGGGTTTTGGGGTTACGAACTGATTCGTGCTTGTGAACCGCGTGTCCCTGTTTATCCAGTTCAGGAAGGGGACTTGCCCGATGGACTGTGGATGCAGGTGGATAACCTGATTATTTTTGATCAAGTCAAGCGCAAGATTTGGGCGATCGCCTATGCAGATTTGCGGGATGCGGAGGTTGATTTAGAACAGGCGTATCAAAAAGCGTGCGATCGCGTGTGTGCCTTGGTAAGCAAACTTCAGTTGCCCCTAAATGCAGCAGACACCATCTTAGAATGGACACCGCCTGAGAGTGCGACCCAAAAACTATCCTATATCAGCAACACAGAACCCTCCGAGTTCTGCGCGAATGTCAAAAAAGCCAAAGAATACATCAAAGCAGGGGATATCTTTCAGGTGGTTATCTCCCAGCGTCTCTCGGCAGAGTATAGCGGAGAACCCTTTGCTCTGTATCGCTCTCTGCGCCTGATTAATCCTTCGCCTTACATGGCCTATTTCAACTTTAGGGATTGGCAAATTATTGGCTCTAGCCCAGAAGTGATGGTTAAAGCCACCAAGTCACCCCAAGGGGGAATTACTACAACCTTACGTCCCATTGCCGGAACTCGACCCCGGGGTAAAACCCATCAAGAAGATGAAGCCCTAGCACAAGAGTTGCTGCAAGACCCCAAAGAAATTGCCGAACATGTCATGCTGGTTGACCTGGGGCGTAATGATTTGGGTCGCGCCTGCAAAAAGGGTACGGTAAAGGTGGATGAATTAATGCTGATCGAGCGCTACTCCCACGTTATGCACATTGTCAGCAATGTGGTGGGCGAACTCGATGAGGATAAAACCGCTTGGGATTTGCTCAAAGCCTGTTTCCCGGCGGGGACGGTAAGTGGAGCACCCAAGATTCGGGCGATGGAAATTATTCACGAACTCGAACCCGAACGGCGTGGCCCTTATTCGGGTGCCTATGGCTATTATGATTTTGAGGGACAACTCAATAGTGCGATCACCATTCGCACGATGGTGGTTCGCCCTACCGAGTCGGGTCAGCATATCGTATCTGTTCAAGCCGGTGCCGGTTTGGTTGCAGATTCTGAGCCAGAGAAAGAATACGAAGAAACGCTCAATAAAGCTAGGGGACTATTAGAGGCTATTCGCTGTCTAGGGACGTAG
- a CDS encoding DUF6174 domain-containing protein, with amino-acid sequence MKPLWRSVMIGTALLISGIVAVGVAPQLLAQQELAREQSRWENRDFQRYRMVVETDNGLSQICRQEVEIKNEKVINVVQDCKKPGSFVEQPTQTITDLFNELEKYSSKTECGPNGCSCDGVISADVSYDPQLGYPRQIELKLKQLNFVEQWMHPQRRREAITKLRGGSCTLIGFVGRKFKVVSLTPSPATPKNP; translated from the coding sequence ATGAAACCCCTGTGGCGTAGCGTCATGATTGGTACTGCTTTATTGATAAGCGGCATCGTTGCTGTTGGTGTTGCCCCACAGTTATTAGCACAACAAGAACTAGCCAGAGAACAAAGCCGTTGGGAAAATCGTGACTTTCAGCGTTATCGCATGGTTGTCGAGACTGATAACGGGCTTTCTCAAATCTGTCGGCAAGAGGTTGAAATTAAAAACGAAAAGGTAATTAACGTTGTTCAGGATTGCAAAAAACCAGGGTCATTTGTGGAACAGCCGACACAGACTATTACAGACTTGTTTAATGAACTCGAAAAGTATAGCTCGAAAACGGAATGCGGCCCCAATGGCTGCTCATGTGATGGTGTGATTAGCGCCGATGTTAGCTACGATCCACAACTAGGATATCCACGCCAAATAGAACTTAAGTTAAAGCAATTGAATTTTGTAGAGCAATGGATGCATCCTCAACGAAGGCGGGAAGCTATAACTAAGCTTAGGGGTGGGTCGTGTACATTGATTGGCTTCGTCGGACGTAAATTTAAAGTCGTTTCCCTCACACCGTCCCCAGCCACGCCCAAAAACCCCTGA
- a CDS encoding helix-turn-helix domain-containing protein, with amino-acid sequence MTPEKSSEDKPTLKALRESVNLTQPELSRRMNVGIRIIGDWESGRKIPRFDNAVALAGELGVSLRVLAKVMGLDVSKIPNDEL; translated from the coding sequence ATGACTCCAGAGAAATCATCAGAAGATAAACCAACGTTAAAAGCACTTCGAGAAAGCGTTAACTTAACTCAGCCGGAGTTAAGTAGGCGAATGAACGTAGGGATAAGAATTATTGGTGATTGGGAAAGCGGGAGAAAAATTCCCCGTTTTGATAATGCGGTTGCTTTAGCGGGTGAGTTAGGGGTTTCCCTCAGGGTTCTGGCTAAAGTAATGGGACTAGACGTGAGCAAGATTCCCAATGATGAACTGTAG
- the galT gene encoding galactose-1-phosphate uridylyltransferase — translation MQDGQIRLNKVTREWVIYAPGRRKRPQDFQKKNSQTPQHPVNQEQKCPFCREPMLETILLEIPNKQQTSWQTRVVPNKFPALTPHEHTQRSTEGIYIAMPGYGQHELIVETPEHDKDIATMSPEEVEIVIETYHKRYLDLMVAHENMMAIIFRNHGERAGASLKHPHSQIIVTGVVPQHRRYREEQAQRYFDVWGRCVYCDILEFELQNRRRVVQENDSFLAFVPFSAEVPFETWIMPKNHQADFGSISEQEKSDFALILQSILRNLYDKLNDPDYNYVINTAARYKAEEPQVHWYCQIQPRLTTPAGFELATGISINPSLPEIDADFLNGLSL, via the coding sequence ATGCAAGACGGTCAAATCAGGCTCAATAAAGTGACGAGAGAATGGGTGATTTATGCACCAGGTCGGCGTAAACGCCCCCAAGATTTTCAGAAAAAAAATAGTCAGACTCCACAACATCCAGTCAACCAGGAGCAAAAATGCCCTTTTTGTAGGGAACCGATGTTAGAGACGATTCTTCTGGAGATACCGAACAAGCAACAAACTTCTTGGCAAACGAGGGTAGTTCCTAACAAGTTTCCTGCCTTAACACCCCATGAACATACTCAGCGTTCCACTGAAGGAATTTATATCGCGATGCCCGGTTATGGTCAACATGAGTTGATTGTTGAAACTCCTGAACACGACAAAGACATCGCTACAATGTCACCAGAAGAAGTGGAGATTGTGATTGAAACTTATCACAAACGCTACCTCGATTTAATGGTAGCCCATGAGAATATGATGGCGATTATTTTTCGCAATCATGGTGAACGGGCGGGTGCTTCTTTAAAGCATCCTCACTCTCAGATTATCGTTACGGGTGTGGTTCCTCAGCATCGTCGATACCGAGAGGAACAGGCTCAGCGCTACTTTGATGTCTGGGGACGGTGTGTGTACTGCGACATTTTGGAGTTTGAATTGCAAAACCGCAGGCGAGTTGTTCAGGAGAATGACTCGTTTTTAGCCTTTGTTCCCTTTTCTGCCGAGGTTCCTTTTGAAACCTGGATTATGCCGAAAAATCATCAAGCTGATTTTGGCAGTATTTCTGAACAGGAAAAATCGGACTTTGCCTTAATTTTGCAGAGCATTCTGCGGAATTTGTACGATAAATTGAATGACCCTGATTACAACTACGTGATCAATACAGCGGCTCGCTACAAAGCGGAGGAACCTCAGGTACACTGGTATTGCCAAATTCAACCTCGCCTAACGACTCCGGCAGGTTTTGAGTTGGCAACAGGTATTAGTATTAACCCCTCTCTTCCAGAAATAGACGCCGATTTTTTAAATGGCTTGTCTTTATGA
- a CDS encoding HEAT repeat domain-containing protein: MKTANPMESQQQRLQLSEVANTLRAQLPHLNDEQLKYEYLNDLKWTEPLILALQQVEEKSQALRVVKLALEVDGCLGARLAGTVKSEFHTATVGWLAGLDMPVLLKTQLLGLTGSDIAIPPLLETLNAQDSGVRCSATEALGAIASVAAVAALSTVLNHQDTEVRSQAAYELGQIGNESGVAALRRALDDPEYQVRESAALALGTISSEASVAALAQALNHNNLDLRGRAASALGQIRTEAAVAVLEQALNDEVYRVRETAAHALGKIGTEAAVAVLRRSVNHENFDFRGIVTSALGAIGSETAVAALQEALDHPDYRVRGRAALALGSIGTETAIAALQRALNDQNYRVREKAALGLGSTNSDAALVALQQALSDEDSYVRRTAAEALGYIGSEVGLVGLQRALSDEDAYVRRTAAWALGRIGTSVATSERTDDPEAALSPAAVTALRLALNDQDAWVRLSAAYGLGKVGSELGVAALQQSLSDENFEVREKAAEALGKIGSQAGVPGLRQSLYDEDFGVRRKAAEALGKIGTEAAVAALRQALRDNDTEVRCRAASGLGRIGTESAVAALRIALRDEDSEVRLIAVQALGESGSDTAVVLLRSALTEEDSQLRGRAAYALGSIHSKTAVEALVPALSDQDSWVRWMATSALGTIGSQTAALALEQALRDEDFRVRYTAAEALGRMGRPELLPALSSMLLTTVDTYELSTLLNAIALIQKRCGYYNHHIAAP, encoded by the coding sequence GTGAAAACCGCCAACCCGATGGAATCTCAGCAGCAGCGGCTTCAGCTATCCGAAGTAGCCAACACTCTTCGAGCGCAGTTGCCTCATCTAAATGATGAGCAGCTTAAATATGAATATTTAAACGACCTGAAATGGACAGAACCCTTAATCCTGGCTTTGCAGCAGGTGGAGGAGAAGTCTCAGGCGTTACGAGTGGTCAAGTTAGCCTTAGAGGTGGATGGGTGCCTCGGCGCAAGACTCGCAGGAACGGTGAAATCGGAGTTTCACACCGCAACAGTAGGCTGGTTAGCGGGGTTAGATATGCCTGTGCTGCTCAAAACTCAACTTCTGGGCCTTACAGGTTCGGATATCGCCATTCCACCTCTACTGGAAACGTTGAATGCCCAAGACTCTGGAGTGCGCTGTAGTGCCACAGAGGCGTTAGGTGCGATCGCGTCTGTTGCCGCCGTAGCCGCGCTCTCAACCGTGTTGAATCATCAAGATACAGAAGTTCGCTCCCAGGCCGCTTACGAGTTAGGGCAAATCGGCAATGAGTCAGGAGTGGCAGCACTCAGGCGAGCATTGGATGACCCAGAGTATCAGGTGCGAGAAAGTGCTGCCTTGGCACTGGGTACCATCAGCTCTGAGGCATCCGTAGCAGCGCTAGCACAAGCCTTGAACCATAACAACCTTGATTTACGGGGGAGAGCGGCTTCAGCCTTGGGTCAAATCCGCACAGAGGCAGCCGTTGCCGTGTTGGAGCAAGCCCTCAACGATGAAGTTTATCGAGTGCGCGAGACAGCCGCTCACGCCTTAGGGAAAATCGGCACGGAAGCCGCTGTTGCGGTATTACGGCGCTCCGTTAACCATGAAAACTTTGATTTTCGGGGCATCGTCACCTCAGCTTTAGGGGCAATTGGATCAGAAACAGCCGTGGCAGCTTTACAGGAGGCTTTAGACCACCCCGACTACCGCGTGCGGGGAAGAGCTGCATTAGCATTAGGGTCGATTGGGACTGAGACAGCCATCGCCGCACTGCAACGAGCCTTAAATGATCAAAATTATCGAGTGCGTGAGAAAGCCGCTTTAGGCTTAGGGTCTACGAATTCTGATGCGGCGCTTGTGGCATTGCAGCAAGCTTTAAGTGATGAAGACTCTTACGTTCGCAGAACCGCCGCCGAAGCATTGGGTTATATCGGCTCTGAGGTAGGATTGGTGGGATTGCAGAGAGCCTTGAGCGATGAAGATGCCTATGTTCGGAGAACAGCAGCTTGGGCGTTAGGGCGAATCGGTACCTCTGTGGCGACCTCTGAAAGGACAGATGACCCAGAAGCGGCTTTAAGTCCAGCCGCCGTAACCGCATTGCGCCTCGCTTTAAATGATCAAGATGCTTGGGTGCGTTTAAGTGCGGCTTATGGTTTAGGGAAAGTAGGCTCTGAACTCGGTGTAGCTGCCTTGCAACAATCGTTGAGTGATGAAAACTTTGAAGTTCGAGAAAAAGCCGCCGAGGCGTTGGGGAAAATTGGCTCCCAGGCAGGCGTGCCAGGACTGAGACAATCTCTGTACGATGAAGACTTTGGAGTTCGCCGCAAAGCCGCCGAGGCACTCGGAAAAATTGGCACGGAGGCGGCTGTCGCTGCCCTGCGGCAGGCTTTAAGAGATAATGACACGGAAGTACGTTGTCGGGCTGCTTCTGGGTTAGGAAGAATTGGCACGGAGTCCGCTGTAGCCGCACTACGAATCGCCTTGAGAGATGAGGACTCAGAGGTGCGTTTAATCGCCGTTCAAGCCTTAGGGGAAAGCGGCTCAGATACAGCGGTAGTCTTACTCCGTAGTGCCTTGACCGAAGAAGACTCTCAACTGCGGGGAAGAGCGGCTTATGCCTTAGGCTCGATCCACTCCAAGACGGCGGTAGAAGCACTAGTGCCCGCCTTGAGCGATCAAGATTCTTGGGTGCGTTGGATGGCAACCTCCGCATTAGGTACGATTGGCTCACAGACAGCGGCGCTGGCGCTGGAGCAAGCCTTGAGAGATGAAGATTTTCGGGTTCGTTATACGGCGGCTGAAGCCTTGGGCAGAATGGGGCGGCCCGAATTATTACCGGCTCTATCCTCCATGCTCCTAACTACGGTGGATACTTATGAGCTGAGTACTTTACTGAATGCGATCGCATTAATTCAAAAGCGCTGTGGCTACTACAACCATCACATCGCTGCGCCTTGA
- a CDS encoding GDSL-type esterase/lipase family protein: MSDPYLLAASVISVGPICAPPPPALPLRQLDELSTLLVSTTAKLFKSVVTPEIVPLVETVSAEFSPPSPSPAQWRTQPVSQSLTPILIPSEAQEATQQDTTNLPVLPKPQFTALFPTSGSQLYLQRLAALKAGTLFTRLPADSFQSLWAKGTHTKAQPLPSPTHEQWKRLLEQEAKAVAKGQGANRLTILLGDSLTLWFPSQRLPGRQLWLNQGISGENSGQIRRRLSAFAQTQPDTIYVLAGINDLRQGVADDVILNNLRQIVQRLRQNHPRGQVVLQSILPARLNAISNERIRNLNQQIAGIAQREGAGFLNLHPLFTDEQGEMRQELTTDGIHLSHQGYEVWQKGLQYAESALAAKRAERTRKLSDRS; the protein is encoded by the coding sequence ATGAGCGATCCTTATCTGCTGGCAGCCAGTGTAATCAGCGTGGGACCCATCTGTGCGCCGCCCCCCCCGGCGCTACCCCTGCGCCAACTCGATGAGCTGTCTACCTTGTTAGTGTCAACGACCGCTAAGCTATTTAAATCGGTTGTCACTCCTGAGATTGTCCCCCTTGTCGAAACAGTCTCTGCTGAGTTCAGTCCGCCATCGCCCAGTCCAGCCCAATGGCGTACACAACCCGTTTCACAATCGCTTACCCCCATCCTCATCCCCAGTGAGGCTCAAGAGGCGACACAACAAGATACGACGAATCTGCCAGTTTTGCCCAAGCCTCAGTTCACGGCTCTATTTCCCACCTCTGGTAGCCAACTGTATCTTCAACGATTGGCGGCTTTGAAAGCGGGTACACTATTTACACGCTTGCCGGCTGACAGCTTCCAGTCTTTGTGGGCAAAGGGAACTCATACCAAGGCACAACCGTTACCCTCACCCACTCATGAGCAGTGGAAACGTCTTCTAGAACAAGAGGCCAAAGCCGTTGCCAAAGGACAGGGTGCTAATCGTCTGACGATTTTATTAGGAGATTCACTCACTCTGTGGTTCCCCTCACAACGACTTCCAGGGCGTCAACTTTGGCTGAATCAAGGCATTTCTGGGGAAAATTCCGGTCAAATTCGCAGGCGATTATCGGCTTTTGCCCAAACGCAACCGGATACAATTTATGTTTTGGCTGGCATTAATGACTTACGTCAGGGTGTAGCGGATGATGTGATTCTGAATAACTTACGTCAGATTGTGCAACGCTTGCGTCAGAATCACCCACGAGGGCAAGTGGTTTTGCAGTCCATTCTTCCCGCCCGCTTAAATGCGATTAGTAATGAGCGCATTCGTAACCTCAACCAACAAATTGCCGGGATTGCTCAACGAGAAGGAGCCGGTTTTCTCAATCTCCACCCCTTGTTTACGGATGAGCAAGGCGAGATGCGGCAGGAATTGACGACGGATGGCATTCATTTGAGCCATCAGGGCTATGAGGTTTGGCAAAAAGGATTACAGTATGCGGAATCCGCCCTGGCAGCTAAGCGGGCAGAGAGAACAAGGAAATTAAGCGATCGCTCCTGA
- a CDS encoding helix-turn-helix domain-containing protein — MAIKTPLVTNQPAIGKLIRELRIETGLTQSKFGAALGVTYPTVSRWENGLAKPSPLAIKKIEKQLRQIGERRKDLLEQYLRE; from the coding sequence ATGGCAATTAAAACACCTTTAGTGACAAACCAGCCAGCCATTGGCAAGCTCATCCGTGAACTCCGTATCGAGACAGGGTTAACACAATCCAAATTCGGGGCAGCGTTAGGTGTTACTTACCCAACCGTTAGCCGATGGGAAAATGGACTCGCCAAACCTTCACCCTTGGCGATCAAAAAAATCGAGAAGCAGTTGCGGCAGATTGGTGAGCGCCGAAAGGATTTGCTGGAACAATATTTAAGAGAGTGA